A single genomic interval of Pyrus communis chromosome 5, drPyrComm1.1, whole genome shotgun sequence harbors:
- the LOC137735599 gene encoding glucomannan 4-beta-mannosyltransferase 9-like → MEAMQGGQIGLVLQQAKSPLIVPLLKLVVVLCLGMSVMLFVEKVYMGIVITLIKLFRRKPEKKWKWEAVKDDVELGNSAYPMVLVQIPMYNEKEVYQLSIGAACGLSWPSDRIVIQVLDDSTDPAIKDLVELEVQRWASKGIRIKYEIRGNRNGYKAGALKEGMKHSYVKHCDYVAIFDADFQPEPDFLWRTIPFLIHNPEVGLVQTRWKFVNSDECLMTRMQEMSLDYHFTVEQEVGSATHAFFGFNGTAGVWRIAALNEAGGWKDRTTVEDMDLAVRASLGGWKFVYLSDVKVKNELPSTFKAYRYQQHRWSCGPANLFRKMVVEIVRNKKVSPMKKFHVIYSFFFVRKIVAHIVTFVFYCIILPATVLVPEVQVPIWGAVYIPSIITLLNAVGTPRSLHLMIFWILFENVMSLHRTKATFIGLFEAGRVNEWVVTEKLGDAFKTKSGGKAARRPRSRIGERLHMLELIVGFYLFFCGCYDLAFGKNGYFIFLFIQSIAFFIAGVGYVGTFVPNS, encoded by the exons TTTTGTGGAGAAGGTGTACATGGGCATTGTCATAACGTTGATTAAGCTGTTTAGAAGAAAGCCTGAGAAGAAGTGGAAATGGGAGGCCGTTAAGGATGATGTTGAGCTTGGAAACTCAGCTTATCCCATGGTTCTTGTGCAAATTCCAATGTACAATGAAAAAGAG GTTTACCAGCTATCAATTGGAGCGGCATGTGGGCTTTCCTGGCCATCTGACAGGATCGTCATTCAAGTTCTTGATGATTCAACAGATCCAGCCATCAAG GATTTGGTGGAACTAGAAGTGCAAAGATGGGCAAGCAAAGGTATACGCATAAAGTATGAGATCAGAGGCAACAGAAATGGGTACAAGGCAGGGGCTCTGAAAGAAGGAATGAAGCACAGTTATGTCAAACACTGTGATTATGTTGCCATCTTTGATGCTGACTTCCAACCTGAGCCTGATTTTCTCTGGCGCACCATTCCGTTTCTCATCCACAACCCTGAAGTTGGTCTTGTCCAAACTCGCTGGAAATTTG TAAATTCTGATGAGTGCTTGATGACAAGAATGCAAGAGATGTCACTGGATTACCATTTCACAGTGGAGCAAGAAGTGGGGTCTGCAACTCATGCCTTCTTCGGTTTCAATG GCACGGCTGGTGTCTGGAGAATTGCAGCACTCAATGAGGCCGGAGGATGGAAGGACCGAACAACTGTGGAGGATATGGATTTAGCTGTCCGGGCTAGTCTCGGAGGCTGGAAATTCGTATATCTTTCTGACGTTAAG GTGAAAAATGAATTGCCAAGTACTTTCAAAGCTTACCGTTATCAACAGCACCGATGGTCTTGTGGCCCTGCTAATCTCTTCCGAAAGATGGTAGTGGAGATTGTAAGAAACAAG AAGGTGTCCCCAATGAAAAAGTTTCATGTGATCTACAGCTTTTTCTTTGTTCGCAAAATTGTAGCGCATATTGTTACATTTGTGTTCTACTGTATCATTTTACCAGCTACTGTTTTGGTTCCTGAAGTTCAAGTTCCCATTTGGGGTGCTGTTTACATTCCATCCATCATTACTCTCCTCAACGCCGTTGGAACTCCAAG ATCACTCCACCTTATGATTTTCTGGATCCTCTTTGAGAATGTCATGTCTCTGCACCGTACCAAGGCAACATTTATAGGTCTATTTGAAGCAGGGAGAGTAAATGAATGGGTCGTCACGGAGAAACTGGGAGATGCTTTCAAGACAAAATCAGGAGGAAAGGCTGCGAGGAGACCTCGATCGAGGATTGGAGAAAG ACTGCATATGCTTGAGCTAATTGTTGGATTCTACCTCTTCTTCTGCGGGTGCTATGATCTTGCCTTTGGAAAGAACGGCTACTTCATCTTCTTATTCATCCAATCTATTGCATTCTTCATCGCGGGGGTTGGTTACGTTGGTACCTTTGTCCCCAACTCATAG
- the LOC137735711 gene encoding DNA glycosylase/AP lyase ROS1-like, whose protein sequence is MKFGRGFSVPQDDDLRFMDPWVPMTPEKLILAKGHPIPVDHRGNLLQGANWQQQLTGISREHVPVSANYNGMNQDVSPNGQLLRNGRQYSYDGSLAEENLMINHFAGSYNAGSFTQLVCGDFSCWNNNPMTQLLHDKAAYVASANMNLERSVDIAANTPLIPKLHPQLGNQGHNLGSYLLAKQNCSISYPSSNMMSRSLVMDFPSPVDNSRRDSNSFHWLFGNQNYCSSLSSNLLSNGDSSSQISQHGFLQNYDLNSLPSTEGDTASGVAGQLQFTTNEAKNLENEQLSAMLKSLTDESARKEKGKQVLSIEDEATQKNGDGRLQNIVESSSAATSTPYNKNKESGSGGDRGIDLNKTPQQKPPKRRKHRPKVIVEGKPKRMPKPTTPKNTESKETRLEKRKYARKNVQKESPSQLAEVTQETGGPTAGKSARSCRRVLHFDLEKTVDENLCREIGQQENKRTFDLNFGSQGTHTGTETNQVLTEKAAERSVLLNELMVDKHMPSTKRNPIPSMSLMPNNYTFQPESQASASLLATAKDMHLKNSHVMRKCTETANSDLCQRKCRDEDTPVQQHTHAEGIGQDVIRAEIRCENLQKTKENVNQVDSLLKILSLPSKGRGSKREFFRTAEHPCRSINNPPSPLSFQEILQLDRIQKNSGTPSKDCSGSHKKKKVENGHLSISNMPSKVTAVEKCLGKVDRTGENNVNSNGFASKNHTILSSYFENNKMIDRENKGIGKFTTDRYAHSITSGNGFLHRPISSKSNSCQGSTQVLSFSTHSPSQTCNQLASSPPKISFQLGTKLVSHDNMSVKKQAGGTTVSKISSGTDKVQQEKDASYDYQQPSAIAIGFPIRTKSTVPIDDIIHQFNGLNLNGSCSEILEQENALVPYKGDGAIVPFKGIIKKRKSRPRVELDPETNRIWNLLMGKEGSEGVERTDNKKEKHWEDERKIFQGRVDSFIARMHLVQGDRRFSKWKGSVVDSVIGVFLTQNVSDHLSSSAFMSLAARFPLQSSNHQAPHKVGTNILVKEPEVRMTSPDDATKWHKDASSQPIYCQISRTLHESAENQRDSENSLTERNFDEAHSQCFEEEFVSSQDSIESSVTEGAVGIRSYQVSNSETEDHITGCQPNKIPISISTYQQMEKATTFQDFYRQVNGSSLLDDGSKNAQMEYSQIKTRLDKINHLTGSSFTNPINLDDENIQVPVVPSSNNQLHMYPNSGEPEPWRFGNFSEDSISSWPSTASRFNIEHDKYKNLRNEELLGSVVNSFMQQNDLRRSQKMPPVDPCALFRQHSIDLKNSSETRPSTGHNPSNYSHQRKGNLTFQLENTSVREPENHAESLQINKSVSMQHVENVGDLSKKSFNVVDGRQIHMKNQSIDSNVQEQLYSYGQSQKETSKKSSKRRKGKADSEKKNDVNWDILRKQVQANGRKKERNKDATDSLDYEALKNANVKEISEAIKERGMNIMLAERIQEFLNRLVREHGSIDLEWLRDVPPDKAKDYLLSIRGLGLKSVECVRLLTLHHLAFPVDTNVGRIAVRLGWVPLQPLPESLQLHLLEMYPMLESIQKYLWPRLCKLDQRTLYELHYQMITFGKVFCTKSKPNCNACPMRGECRHFASAFASARFALPGPEEKSIVSSSVPIAAEINPTLAVTPMSLPPPEINSFQIAGAEINNCEPIIEEPASPEQEFTELSQSDIEDLFYEDPDEIPTIKLNMEQFTSTLQNYMQEKIELQEGDMSKALVALTSEAAFIPTPKLKNVSRLRTEHQVYEIPDSHPLLKGMDRREPDDPSPYLLSIWTPGETANSIQPPESRCGSKDQHKLCNEKTCFLCNSIREEKSQTVRGTILIPCRTAMRGSFPLNGTYFQVNEMFADHESSHNPIDVPRGWIWNLPRRTVYFGTSVSTIFRGLSTEGIQYCFWRGYVCVRGFERKTRAPRPLMPRLHFPASKLSRTQNEGNKQH, encoded by the exons ATGAAGTTTGGAAGGGGATTTTCGGTTCCCCAAGATGACGATCTACGGTTCATGGATCCATGGGTACCCATGACTCCAGAGAAGCTGATTCTGGCAAAGGGTCATCCAATACCAGTCGACCACCGTGGGAACCTCCTGCAAGGAGCAAACTGGCAGCAACAACTGACTGGAATTTCAAGGGAACATGTACCGGTCAGTGCCAACTACAATGGCATGAACCAAGATGTTAGTCCAAATGGACAGCTACTTAGAAATGGACGGCAATATAGTTATGATGGAAGTCTGGCTGAGGAAAATCTGATGATCAATCACTTTGCAGGCTCCTACAATGCAGGCTCATTCACGCAGTTGGTGTGCGGTGACTTCTCGTGTTGGAACAACAATCCAATGACGCAACTGCTGCATGATAAGGCAGCTTATGTTGCCTCCGCAAACATGAATCTGGAAAGAAGCGTGGACATAGCAGCAAACACGCCGCTAATTCCCAAGTTGCATCCTCAATTGGGAAACCAAGGACACAACTTGGGAAGTTACTTGCTGGCCAAGCAAAATTGCAGCATTTCATATCCTTCAAGTAACATGATGAGCAGGTCCTTGGTTATGGATTTTCCATCCCCAGTTGACAACAGTCGGCGAGATTCCAACTCATTCCATTGGTTATTTGGAAACCAAAATTACTGCTCAAGTTTGAGCTCAAACCTGTTGAGTAATGGTGACAGTTCATCCCAGATAAGTCAAC ATGGTTTCCTACAAAACTATGATCTAAACTCCTTACCAAGTACAGAAGGCGACACTGCCTCAGGTGTTGCCGGCCAACTCCAATTCACAACAAATGAGGCCAAGAATTTGGAGAACGAACAGCTTTCTGCAATGCTGAAATCCTTGACGGATGAAAGTGCTAGGAAGGAAAAAGGCAAGCAGGTCTTGTCTATAGAAGATGAAGCAACTCAAAAAAATGGTGATGGCCGCTTGCAGAACATTGTGGAGTCATCATCTGCAGCCACTTCTACACCgtacaacaaaaacaaagagtCTGGCAGTGGAGGTGACAGAGGGATTGATCTGAATAAGACGCCCCAACAGAAACCACCCAAGCGAAGAAAACACAGGCCCAAGGTAATCGTTGAGGGTAAGCCCAAAAGGATGCCGAAACCTACAACTCCAAAGAATACAGAGTCTAAGGAGACCCGACTGGAAAAGAGGAAGTATGCAAGAAAGAATGTCCAAAAGGAATCCCCAAGTCAATTGGCAGAGGTAACACAGGAAACAGGAGGCCCTACTGCTGGAAAAAGTGCAAGATCATGCAGAAGAgttttgcattttgatttggaaAAGACCGTGGATGAAAACCTATGCAGAGAAATTGGTCAGCAAGAGAACAAGAGGacttttgatttgaattttggcTCTCAAGGGACACATACGGGCACTGAAACGAACCAGGTTTTGACTGAAAAGGCAGCTGAGCGAAGTGTCCTACTGAACGAATTGATGGTAGATAAGCATATGCCAAGCACTAAGAGGAACCCTATCCCTTCCATGAGTCTTATGCCAAATAACTATACATTCCAGCCGGAAAGCCAAGCATCTGCATCCCTGCTTGCTACAGCAAAAGACATGCATCTGAAAAACTCGCATGTCATGAGGAAATGTACAGAGACTGCAAATTCTGATCTATGCCAGAGAAAATGCAGAGATGAAGACACTCCTGTGCAGCAACATACCCATGCTGAAGGAATAGGGCAAGATGTCATTCGAGCAGAGATTAGATGTGAAAACCTTCAGAAGACTAAAGAAAATGTCAACCAGGTTGATTCTTTACTAAAAATTCTCTCCCTTCCAAGTAAAGGAAGGGGATCCAAGAGGGAATTTTTTCGAACTGCTGAGCACCCTTGTCGTTCTATCAACAATCCACCAAGTCCACTGTCATTCCAAGAGATACTTCAATTGGATAGAATTCAGAAAAACAGTGGCACTCCTAGCAAAGATTGTTCAGGAAgtcataagaagaagaaagttgagaATGGACACTTGAGCATCAGTAATATGCCTAGTAAAGTTACGGCAGTTGAAAAGTGTCTGGGAAAAGTTGATAGAACAGGGGAAAATAATGTCAATTCAAATGGATTTGCATCGAAGAACCATACAATACTGAGTTCTTACtttgaaaataacaaaatgatTGACAGGGAGAACAAAGGGATCGGCAAGTTTACGACTGACAGGTACGCCCACTCCatcacttctgggaatggttTTCTACATCGGCCAATCTCATCCAAATCAAATTCATGCCAAGGTTCCACTCAAGTTCTTAGCTTTTCCACCCATTCACCAAGTCAAACATGTAACCAACTAGCCTCATCACCTCCTAAAATATCCTTTCAGCTAGGAACCAAGCTGGTATCTCATGATAATATGTCAGTAAAGAAGCAGGCTGGGGGAACTACTGTATCGAAAATTTCATCAGGTACAGATAAAGTCCAGCAAGAGAAGGATGCCTCGTATGATTACCAGCAACCTTCTGCAATAGCAATTG GGTTTCCAATAAGAACAAAAAGTACAGTACCAATAGATGATATCATACATCAATTTAATGGTCTCAACCTCAATGGAAGCTGCAGCGAAATTCTAGAGCAGGAGAATGCACTTGTTCCTTACAAAGGAGATGGTGCAATTGTTCCCTTTAAAGGTATTATTAAGAAACGTAAGTCACGGCCGAGAGTAGAGCTTGACCCAGAAACAAATAGGATATGGAATCTATTGATGGGCAAGGAGGGAAGCGAAGGTGTTGAAAGAACTGATAACAAGAAGGAGAAGCATTGGGAAGACGAAAGAAAGATTTTCCAAGGACGAGTTGACTCATTCATTGCACGCATGCACCTTGTTCAAG GAGACAGACGTTTTTCAAAATGGAAGGGATCAGTTGTTGACTCGGTGATTGGAGTTTTCCTTACCCAGAATGTTTCAGACCATCTATCAAG CTCTGCCTTCATGTCATTGGCAGCACGGTTTCCACTTCAGTCAAGCAATCACCAAGCTCCACACAAGGTTGGAACAAACATCTTGGTTAAAGAACCAGAAGTTCGAATGACAAGTCCAGATGATGCCACCAAATGGCATAAAGATGCATCAAGTCAACCAATCTACTGCCAGATTTCTAGGACACTCCATGAATCTGCAGAAAATCAGAGAGACAGTGAGAACTCATTGACAGAAAGGAATTTCGATGAGGCACATAGCCAATGTTTTGAGGAAGAATTTGTATCGTCTCAAGATTCTATTGAATCCTCAGTCACTGAAGGAGCTGTAGGAATCAGATCGTACCAAGTGTCCAACTCAGAAACAGAAGATCATATCACTGGATGCCAGCCCAACAAGATTCCCATTTCCATTTCAACGTATCAACAAATGGAGAAAGCGACCACGTTTCAGGACTTTTACCGTCAAGTAAATGGAAGCTCACTATTAGATGATGGATCCAAGAATGCGCAAATGGAATATTCACAGATAAAGACACGATTAGACAAAATCAATCATCTCACTGGCAGTTCTTTCACAAATCCAATCAATCTTGACGACGAAAATATCCAAGTACCAGTTGTTCCTTCCAGCAACAATCAATTGCACATGTACCCAAATTCTGGAGAGCCAGAGCCGTGGAGATTTGGAAATTTCAGTGAGGACAGCATATCCTCTTGGCCTTCAACTGCTTCCAGGTTCAATATTGAACATGACAAGTACAAGaacttaagaaatgaagaactGTTAGGAAGTGTTGTTAATTCCTTTATGCAACAGAATGATCTGAGGAGATCTCAAAAAATGCCACCAGTGGACCCGTGTGCATTGTTCAGACAGCACTCAATAGACCTGAAAAACAGTTCTGAAACAAGGCCAAGCACTGGGCATAATCCTTCCAACTACAGTCATCAACGAAAGGGGAACCTAACCTTCCAATTAGAAAACACGTCAGTCAGAGAGCCTGAAAACCATGCTGAATCACTTCAGATAAATAAGAGTGTTAGCATGCAGCATGTCGAAAATGTCGGTGATCTCAGTAAAAAATCTTTCAACGTCGTTGACGGTAGGCAAATACACatgaaaaatcaatcaattgatTCAAATGTACAGGAGCAACTATATTCATATGGTCAGTCACAAAAAGAGACAAGTAAAAAATcttcaaaaagaagaaaaggaaaggctGACAGTGAGAAAAAGAACGATGTTAACTGGGACATCCTGAGAAAGCAGGTGCAGGCCAATGGtcggaaaaaggaaagaaataaagaCGCAACGGACTCACTGGACTATGAAGCACTAAAAAATGCTAATGTAAAAGAAATTTCTGAGGCAATCAAGGAGCGAGGGATGAACATCATGCTAGCGGAACGGATCCAG GAATTCCTAAACCGACTGGTTAGAGAACATGGAAGCATCGATCTGGAATGGTTAAGAGATGTTCCTCCTGATAAAGCAAA GGATTATCTATTAAGCATACGAGGATTGGGATTGAAAAGTGTGGAATGCGTCCGGCTTTTAACACTTCACCACCTTGCTTTCCCG GTTGACACTAATGTTGGAAGGATAGCAGTAAGACTGGGATGGGTCCCCCTCCAACCCTTACCTGAATCGCTTCAGTTACACCTCCTAGAAAT GTACCCAATGCTGGAGTCAATTCAAAAGTATCTATGGCCAAGATTATGCAAACTTGACCAACGAACGCT ATACGAGCTGCACTACCAGATGATTACATTTGGAAAG GTTTTCTGCACAAAGAGTAAACCAAATTGCAATGCATGTCCAATGAGAGGAGAATGCAGACACTTCGCAAGTGCTTTTGCAAG TGCAAGGTTTGCCCTGCCAGGTCCAGAAGAGAAGAGCATTGTGAGTTCAAGTGTTCCAATTGCAGCCGAGATAAACCCTACATTAGCTGTCACCCCCATGTCACTGCCTCCACCAGAAATCAACTCATTCCAGATAGCAGGTGCTGAGATTAATAACTGTGAACCGATCATCGAAGAACCAGCATCGCCAGAACAAGAGTTCACTGAGCTATCACAAAGTGACATTGAGGACTTGTTCTATGAGGATCCTGATGAgattccaaccatcaaactcaACATGGAACAGTTCACATCGACATTACAGAACTATATGCAAGAGAAGATAGAGCTCCAAGAAGGTGACATGTCCAAGGCTTTAGTTGCCTTGACTTCAGAAGCTGCTTTTATTCCTACACCCAAGCTAAAGAATGTCAGTCGACTACGAACAGAGCACCAAGT GTACGAAATACCCGATTCACATCCACTCTTAAAAGGG ATGGACAGACGGGAACCAGATGATCCAAGCCCTTACCTTCTTTCTATATGGACACCAG GTGAGACTGCAAATTCAATTCAACCACCAGAAAGCAGGTGTGGCTCCAAAGACCAACACAAATTGTGCAATGAGAAGACATGTTTTTTATGTAATAGTATAAGGGAAGAAAAGTCACAAACAGTTAGAGGGACGATTCTG ATACCTTGTAGAACAGCAATGAGAGGGAGCTTTCCACTCAACGGCACATATTTCCAAGTTAATGAG ATGTTCGCAGATCATGAGTCTAGTCACAACCCAATTGATGTTCCAAGGGGgtggatatggaatttgccaagaCGGACCGTATACTTTGGAACTTCTGTATCAACAATATTCAGAG GTTTATCAACAGAGGGAATTCAATACTGCTTTTGGAGAG gatatgtgtgtgtgagaggatttgaaagaaaaacaagagcaCCGCGACCCTTAATGCCCAGACTGCATTTTCCTGCAAGTAAGTTGAGCAGGACACAAAATGAAGGGAACAAACAGCACTGA